The DNA window GCGGCATCGCTGGCGTGGCCAGCAAGCATGAAGGCCGTGGCATCAAGCTGGTGAACGATCGCGATCGCATCGAAGAGTGGGAATTTATCTACGACTACGCGAAAGATCGCGGCGGCCGTCCAGGATCGAATACCCAGTCCCAACAATCGGGCATCAATCCAAACTCCCCGCTGGGCAATACGGGTAGCAATTCCGGCTTTGGCAATAACGGCATGAATCAGAATGGCGGCAACTTTGGCGGTGGACAGAATAACCAGAGCGGCTTCGGCCAGACTCGCCGCTAGAGGCGGTCTTGAACAGTCCTGATCGATGAAGCCGCACTCCAGCGGATGCCCTCAACAACATAGCCTCCACCAATTGAAAGTCATCCAATGGGTGGAGGCCAAAAGAGTTCTTTAAGTTCGTTGCAAGCGCTAGAGGGCGACGTAGCCTCGGCGAATTCCCTGAGTAACCGCCTCGGTGCGCGACCCCGCATTCAGCTTTGACATCAGTGAACTGACATGGAACTTCACCGTATGCTCGGTGATGCTCAGCCTCCAGGCGATTTCTTTGTTCCCTACCCCCTCAGCAAGTAAGCGCAGAACCTCGCGCTCCCGCGCCGTCAACGTTGTGTCGCTCATCGGCAACTGAGCGGCGGGCCAGGACTCGGCTTCCTGCGCAGGCAGAACCAGCAATCCGGCCGCAGCGGCTTCGAGCGCGGCCCGGATCTCGATCGGACTCGAGTTCGGCGGCAATACACCGCGCGCTCCCTGGCGGAGCATACTACTCGCCGACTGGTGCGTCAACAACACCACCGGTAGCGGCGGGGGATCATTATCGATCTCATCAAACTGACGGTCCGACAATAAAACATCGGCAATCTCGCCTGATTTCATCGCTTGAAACCCGACCTTCTCTTCCAACAACGTCCGAAGACCCGCTTCTACAACAGGGTTCGATGCGTCAATCCGTACGCGTGTCATGCGGCAGCAGCGATCCTCCCTTCGGCACCCGGGCTCAATGCAATCACAACTTCCCGCGGCACAGCCTTTCCGTTGCGCAGGAATTCCAGATGCACAAGCCCTCCTTTCAACAGACGGACACTCCACTCATCCAGTGACGAAAAGATTTGACCGTCCATTCCAATTATGACGTCACCAGGTCGCAAAGACGCCACATCTGCCCGTCCATTTGGCGCTACTTGTTGGATGCGCAAACCCACTGCACGACGCGCACCAACTCGTAATGGTACTGTCTCAACGGTAACGCCCAAAAGCGGCTCGTCCGGCTGCCCTGCCCGCTTTACAAAAGCGGCGACTTCATTCGACGGAACGGCAAGCCCCAGCGGACCAGCAACCATCGTATTGATGCCCACGACGGCCCCCGTCGAATTGGCCAAAGCGCCTCCGGAATTTCCAGGGGCCAAACGGATATTGGCTTGCACCCAATGCTTTTCCCCAAGTCCCTGCAGCGGCCCTAGCCCGTGGACCACACCGGTGGATAAGGCTCCGACAAAGCCCAGCGGATTTCCGACCGCTAGCACTTCCTCCCCCTCGCGGAGCAACGAAGAATCCGCCCAGGCTGGAACCGGCATGGCCGTCCGCTCCACCGCCAGCAGAACAAGATCACGGTATCCATCACGCCGCAGCAGTCGGGCGGGCATCACCTCGCCGTCCCAGAACTCAACCTCCACCCGGTCGCGCGTCACCACATGCGCATTCGAGATGAGCTTTCCGTCCGCACTCCACACGACTCCGGAACCAGAACCCGCGCGTCCCCCGTCCACCCGGACCTGCACCGTCGAACGCCGCAGTTGTTCTGCAATTTCACCGAAACCGGGCCCGCTCACGCAACCTGCCTCGCCGAAGGCCGCTGTCCGATTTCGACAACAATCTCCAACTCCTGGCCAGCCCGGTAGACACGTAATGGAACCTGCTTGCCCACATGCGGCGGCTCGAGAAATTCCTGAATCGCCGCAAAATCGATCGCATGTTGCCCGCCAATCGCCACAATCACATCACCCACCATCAGGTGCGCGAGGGCGGAGGGCGAATTGGGCTCGACATTCAACACAATCATCCCGGCAGGCTGCGGCACCGGTTGGAGGCCCACTCCCAGATAGCCACGGGAAACACCACCAAACTGGTCGAGGGTCGTTACAAAATCATTCAGGTTCGATGCCGGAATCACCACGTTGACGCCGCGCACCAATCCGCCACTCATCAACCCCAGAATCGAGCCATCCGCACGCAACGCAACCCCTCCCGAAACACCTGGCGCTACTGGGATGTCCACTTGAATGAAGTGATCCATTTTCCCACCCTTCCAGGTACGCCATGCTCCCGACAGAGAGCTCAGGATACCCATCGACGCGTGAGGGCCTGTGTCGGGAGCCCTGGACACGCCAATCACCAGTTCACCCAGTGTGGCTCCACCCGCCAATGGGAGCGGCGGGAGATCCATATAGGGAATCTCCAACCCGAAGAGCGCCAAATCACTTCCGGGGTCACGGCCGAGGAGGGATGCGGCCGTGACCTCGCCGGAAGGGAGGAGGATTTCAGCCTCCCCATCTAATTCGACGCCGTGATCGACGGTTACGATTCGGTGATTATCAATCAGCAGTCCGCTCTGGAAACCTTTTCGGCGGGATGAGACGGCGGCCACCCGGGGGGCGGCGGTGTTTACGATCTCAGCAATGGTCTGACTCAGTTCGATCAACGGATTCTGCATTTTACTCTCTGTCAGGCTGGTGGCCTAGGATTTTAGGATGCGCTTCTTGGCCGCAAATTACCTCGGACAATGGACTAGTCTGCGACTGGCAATTTGGCTAGGTGTTCCCAAACCTCGCTTACAATGAAGAAGAACAACCATGGCCACTGAAGCAAAAGTTGAAGTTCCTACGGCGGCTCCCACGCAAAGCTGGGTGCTCCCGGTGCTGCTCACCTGGATCGCGCCCGGATCTGGCTATTTCTTCTTGAAAAGCCCGGTACGCGGGGCTCTCATGGGTGGCGCTTCTCTTCTGATGTTCCTGCTCGGGCTGTTGATGCGGGGCGCTTTCTTTGAGGCGCAAACCGGCGACTTGCTGACGACGGTCATCTATTGCGGTGGCTTCGTTTGCAATCTGGCCACCGGCGGCTTGTACTTTCTCGCCAAAGCCTTTAATTACAACGCTCCCGATGTCGCCGGACATGTCGTCGACTACGGCACCAAGTTCCTGGTCGGCGCGGGCCTGATCAATGTTCTTGCCATGGTGGACGTATTCGAAATTGCTACCGGACGGAAGCGTTAGGAGATCCCACGATGCCCAAAATGGCCTTATCCCACTTTGAGATGGCGATTCTGTTCTCGCTACTCACCAGCGTCGCGCTCGGCATCACCGGCAAAACCGGCAAGCAGGACCAGATCCGCTACGCCGCCTATTGCTTTGGTTCCTTTGTCCTCGCACTCTTCGGCATTGGCTGGCTGATGTACTTCGGCCACCGCTAAGGCTTGGCGGGCGGCAGGATTTTTTCCGAGATCTTCTGATACGCGCCCATCTTGTCGTCACTCAGATTCGGACGGCGGATACTCAAGCTCTCAACCGCCCCACCATTCGCCGTCGGCTTGAGAGTCACCAATTGTTGCTCACGCACATGCATCTGGCCGTCCGCTGGACGCCCCGGAGCAGCCACCCCATAGATCGTAATTTCGCTGGTGGTGGATCCATCAGGATTCGGGAACGAAACAGTCACCCGCTGCCCGCTCAATTCCATCGAGCCAGTGGCCGCGTTCCGGTACTCCTGCGTCACTTCCTTCGTTGCTTTTCCGTCCGGAACTTGTTCCTTCCGCTCTCGAATCGCCTCAACAAAATTCCCGTTCACGTCCGGCAAATACACCGAGCGATTCGTCGTCTGCCGCCCATCGGCACTCATCGTCTGCGATGCGCTTTTCTCTACCGCTTCAAAGCCACCGTTCAGATTCGGCTTCTCCAAGGTCGTCGTGGTTGTAGTCAGTTCGCCCTGCTGCCGCGTTGAGACCAGATTCCGTTCCGCTGGAGCGAGCCGGCCATTCAAATCGCTCCGAAAGGTAGTGGTTTCAACCACATTGGCCCCATCCGCCCCCTTACGCTCGACAATCCGCAACTTCTCGAGAGGAAGAGGGTTCCCCGCCGCATCGCGCCGCTCGACCGTTTCTTCCACCACGCGGCCATTCGGCCCGTCTTCCACCACTTTCCGTTTGCGGGTCTCCTGGATTGCGGGCAGTACGGTGGGCTTTCCATCCGAATCGTAGGTATAGGTCTGACCGAAAACGGCGCAGGCAAGCAGAAGAACCGTAGCGAACCGCATATGCATTTACGCTAAATCTATCGGCAGAGCTGCGCAATCGGTGCAGTCTCTATAATGGGATCTGGGCCTAGTATGAAAAAGTTCTACATCGAAACCTTCGGTTGCCAGATGAATGTGCACGATTCCGAGAAAGTGATCAGCACGCTGGTAAACAAGGGCTATTCGCAAGTGGAACTCCCTGACGATGCCGACCTGGTGCTCTATAACACCTGCAGCATCCGCGACAAAGCAGAGGCGAAAGTCTTCCAGCGCCTCAACGAGTTTAAAAAGCGCAGCAAGGATAAGGTGGTGGGCGTCATCGGCTGCGTCGCCCAGCAGGAAGGCGAGAAGATCTTCGACCGGGCCCCCCATGTCGGGCTGGTTGCAGGCTCGGCAAGTTACAACCAACTGCCGCAGATGCTGGTGCAGATTGAAGCGGGCGCCCGCCGGGTCACCGGTTTGAGTCTTGATACTGAGGACACCTTCGAAGTCCCGTTCACCAAGCGGGACAACCCGCACAAGGCGTTTCTCACTATCATTGAGGGCTGCGATAAGAGCTGCGCCTATTGCGTGGTTCCGATGACACGAGGTCCCGAGCGCAGCCGGGCCAGTGCCGGCATTCTCGAAGAAGCGCGCCAGCTGGCCGCGAACGGTTACACCGAGATCACGCTGCTGGGCCAGAACGTCAACAGCTACCGCGACCCCTCGGACGCCGGCCTTGATTTCGCGATGTTGCTGCGCCGTATAGGCGAGGTGCAGGGACTCAAGCGTATTCGCTTCACCACTTCGCACCCGCGCGATTTTGTCCGCGACATTGTCCATGCGATCGACGAGAATCCGGTCCTCTGCAATCACATCCACCTGCCGGTCCAGAGCGGCTCAACTGAGATCCTTGACCGCATGCGCCGTCTCTATACCCGCGATGAGTACCTGCGCCAGATCGACTGGATGAAGGCTGCCAAGCGCGACATCGCCATCACCTCCGACATCATCGTCGGCTTCCCTGGCGAGACCGAGGCCGATTTCGAAAAAACTCTGGGACTGCTCGACACGGTGCAGTATGACGCCGTTTTCAGCTTCAAGTATTCCCAACGTCCCAATACGCCAGCGCTCCAGTACACCGAGCACATGAGCGAAGAGGAGAAGAGCCGCCGCCTGACTATGGTGCAGGAGCGGCAGCGCCAGATCCAATTGCCCCGCAACATCAATTACATCGGCAGTGTTGAAGAAGTGCTCGTCGAAGGCTATAACCGCGCCACGCAGCAATGGATCGGTAAGACTTCGCAATTCAAGACGTTGAACTTCAGCCATCCCGTGGTGCCCGCGCCTGCGGAAGGCCATACCCTCGAAGGAAGCTATCTCGACGTACGCGTGCTCCGCGCCGGCCCGAATTCGCTGGCCGGAGAAGCAGTCCTATCCTAAGTCCTCTACTTTCGGGCAGCTTACGCCACGCGGCAGGTCTGCTGTAATGAAATAGGAAGGGGCGCGCAAAAAAGATGGAAGTTGAAATGAAGATCCGCACGCTGATGATGGATCCCGTAACGCAAATGCCAATTGTTGTCTTGCGCGATCTTTCCGGCAATACGATTCTTCCCATTTGGGTTGGAGTCTACGAAGCAAACGCAATCGCACTCGAAATCGAGAAGATCAATACGCCGCGTCCCATGACGCATGACTTGATTCGTACCCTCTTACAGGGCATGGATACGAAGGTGAATCGTATTGTCGTCAGCGATCTCAAGGACGACACGTTCTTCGCTGTCATCTGGCTCGAAAAAGACGGCCAGCTCATCAGCATCGATTCGCGTCCCAGCGACGCACTCGCCATCGCCCTGCGTACCGATTCGCCGATCTACGTCGATGAAAATGTTCTCAAGAACTCGCGCATGTCTTCTTCGCAAGAGAAAGGCCAAGGCGAAGAACTGCGCCGCTGGCTCGAGAATCTGAACGAGGAAGACTTCGGCCGCTACAAGATGTAGCCATGGAGCAAATCCTCCAACGTCTGGCTTCGGCCAACATCCAGCTGCTCCCCACCGTCGAATTGACGCAGCATTTTGTCTTTGAGCGCGATGGCTTCATCGCCCTTGTCGAGCGCCGGGAAACAGGGTTCGGCAACATCGGAGCGCCAGGGATTCTGAGCGAAAAAGGCATGGCGCAACTGGTCTGGCGCGGCGAAACCGCCTTCTTCATCGCGCGGGGCTTCGAGCGTCCGGCCGCCCCCGAAGAAGTTGAAAAACTCCGCTCCTTTGCTGCCGATCTCAAGAATTCTTTAACTGCATAGTGCACAGCGGCCCCCAATCGATATAGACTCTCCGCTATGAAGAGAAGAGAGTTTCTCGTCGCTGGCTCTGCCGGTCTCACCGCTGGTGCTAACGCCACTCCTGCTGCAGTTGCTCCAGATTGGAAGCCAACCGTTCCGCCAGTTGCCGCCCCGATCGGGAAGAAGGGCAAGGGCCGCCCCAAGCTCGGCACCCAGAATTCCTCCGATGAAGCCTATCTCAAGATTCTCAGCGGCCTCGGAGTCTCTAACATCTGCGCCACTCTCCCTTCGCGAAGCTACGATGCGAACTGGAGCGTGGAAAGTTTGACTAAACTCCGGGAGCGCGTCGAAGCCAATGGCATTTCGCTCGATATGATCCCGCTCCCGTTGAGCTCCGCCTACATCACCAAGCACGAATACCCCGACATCATGAAGGGTGAGAGCCCGCA is part of the Bryobacter aggregatus MPL3 genome and encodes:
- a CDS encoding S1C family serine protease → MQNPLIELSQTIAEIVNTAAPRVAAVSSRRKGFQSGLLIDNHRIVTVDHGVELDGEAEILLPSGEVTAASLLGRDPGSDLALFGLEIPYMDLPPLPLAGGATLGELVIGVSRAPDTGPHASMGILSSLSGAWRTWKGGKMDHFIQVDIPVAPGVSGGVALRADGSILGLMSGGLVRGVNVVIPASNLNDFVTTLDQFGGVSRGYLGVGLQPVPQPAGMIVLNVEPNSPSALAHLMVGDVIVAIGGQHAIDFAAIQEFLEPPHVGKQVPLRVYRAGQELEIVVEIGQRPSARQVA
- the miaB gene encoding tRNA (N6-isopentenyl adenosine(37)-C2)-methylthiotransferase MiaB, producing MKKFYIETFGCQMNVHDSEKVISTLVNKGYSQVELPDDADLVLYNTCSIRDKAEAKVFQRLNEFKKRSKDKVVGVIGCVAQQEGEKIFDRAPHVGLVAGSASYNQLPQMLVQIEAGARRVTGLSLDTEDTFEVPFTKRDNPHKAFLTIIEGCDKSCAYCVVPMTRGPERSRASAGILEEARQLAANGYTEITLLGQNVNSYRDPSDAGLDFAMLLRRIGEVQGLKRIRFTTSHPRDFVRDIVHAIDENPVLCNHIHLPVQSGSTEILDRMRRLYTRDEYLRQIDWMKAAKRDIAITSDIIVGFPGETEADFEKTLGLLDTVQYDAVFSFKYSQRPNTPALQYTEHMSEEEKSRRLTMVQERQRQIQLPRNINYIGSVEEVLVEGYNRATQQWIGKTSQFKTLNFSHPVVPAPAEGHTLEGSYLDVRVLRAGPNSLAGEAVLS
- a CDS encoding helix-turn-helix transcriptional regulator; the encoded protein is MTRVRIDASNPVVEAGLRTLLEEKVGFQAMKSGEIADVLLSDRQFDEIDNDPPPLPVVLLTHQSASSMLRQGARGVLPPNSSPIEIRAALEAAAAGLLVLPAQEAESWPAAQLPMSDTTLTAREREVLRLLAEGVGNKEIAWRLSITEHTVKFHVSSLMSKLNAGSRTEAVTQGIRRGYVAL
- a CDS encoding S1C family serine protease; the encoded protein is MSGPGFGEIAEQLRRSTVQVRVDGGRAGSGSGVVWSADGKLISNAHVVTRDRVEVEFWDGEVMPARLLRRDGYRDLVLLAVERTAMPVPAWADSSLLREGEEVLAVGNPLGFVGALSTGVVHGLGPLQGLGEKHWVQANIRLAPGNSGGALANSTGAVVGINTMVAGPLGLAVPSNEVAAFVKRAGQPDEPLLGVTVETVPLRVGARRAVGLRIQQVAPNGRADVASLRPGDVIIGMDGQIFSSLDEWSVRLLKGGLVHLEFLRNGKAVPREVVIALSPGAEGRIAAAA
- a CDS encoding bifunctional nuclease family protein; the encoded protein is MEVEMKIRTLMMDPVTQMPIVVLRDLSGNTILPIWVGVYEANAIALEIEKINTPRPMTHDLIRTLLQGMDTKVNRIVVSDLKDDTFFAVIWLEKDGQLISIDSRPSDALAIALRTDSPIYVDENVLKNSRMSSSQEKGQGEELRRWLENLNEEDFGRYKM
- a CDS encoding DUF6677 family protein; this encodes MATEAKVEVPTAAPTQSWVLPVLLTWIAPGSGYFFLKSPVRGALMGGASLLMFLLGLLMRGAFFEAQTGDLLTTVIYCGGFVCNLATGGLYFLAKAFNYNAPDVAGHVVDYGTKFLVGAGLINVLAMVDVFEIATGRKR